A region from the Ammospiza nelsoni isolate bAmmNel1 chromosome 1, bAmmNel1.pri, whole genome shotgun sequence genome encodes:
- the BASP1 gene encoding brain acid soluble protein 1 isoform X2, giving the protein MGGKLSKKKKGYSVNDEKAKDKDKKAEGAATEEEETPKEAEDAQKTTETAEVKENNKEEKGEKDTQVTANKTEEKEGEKEKTVTQEETQKTEPEKSEAVVDAKVEPQKNTEQAPKQEEPTAASAPAASSEAPKPSEPSTDAKASQPSEATAPSKADDKSKEEGEAKKTEAPATPAAQETKSEVAPASDSKPSSNEAAPSSKEPAATAAPSSTAKASDPAAPPEEAKPSEVPATNSDQTIAVQD; this is encoded by the coding sequence ATGGGAGGCAAACTgagcaagaagaagaagggaTACAGTGTCAATGATGAAAAAGCTAAAGACAAAGACAAGAAGGCTGAAGGAGCAGCAACTGAGGAAGAGGAGACTCCAAAGGAGGCTGAGGATGCCCAGAAAACCACAGAGACCGCAGAAGTGAAGGAGAACAacaaggaggagaagggagaaaaggatACTCAGGTCACTGCCAATAAGAcggaagaaaaagaaggggagaaggagaaaactGTGACCCAGGAAGAAACCCAGAAAACAGAACCCGAGAAGTCAGAGGCCGTTGTCGATGCAAAAGTAGAGCCACAGAAGAACACCGAGCAGGCACCCAAGCAAGAGGAGCCgactgctgcctctgctcctgctgccagtaGCGAAGCGCCCAAACCCTCTGAGCCTAGCACCGATGCAAAAGCTTCCCAGCCTTCAGAAGCCACAGCTCCCAGTAAAGCAGATGACAAGAGCAAAGAGGAAGGGGAAGCCAAAAAGACTGAGGCTCCCGCAACGCCTGCAGCCCAAGAAACTAAAAGTGAAGTGGCCCCAGCTTCAGACTCAAAACCTAGCAGCAACGAGGCTGCGCCCTCTTCCAAGGAGCCCGCGGCAACAGCAGCACCTAGTTCCACTGCTAAGGCCTcggaccctgcagcccctccagagGAAGCGAAACCTTCTGAAGTTCCAGCCACTAATTCGGATCAAACCATAGCAGTGCAAGATTAA
- the BASP1 gene encoding brain acid soluble protein 1 isoform X1 gives MGFLRNKLQSSNMGGKLSKKKKGYSVNDEKAKDKDKKAEGAATEEEETPKEAEDAQKTTETAEVKENNKEEKGEKDTQVTANKTEEKEGEKEKTVTQEETQKTEPEKSEAVVDAKVEPQKNTEQAPKQEEPTAASAPAASSEAPKPSEPSTDAKASQPSEATAPSKADDKSKEEGEAKKTEAPATPAAQETKSEVAPASDSKPSSNEAAPSSKEPAATAAPSSTAKASDPAAPPEEAKPSEVPATNSDQTIAVQD, from the coding sequence AGCTCCAACATGGGAGGCAAACTgagcaagaagaagaagggaTACAGTGTCAATGATGAAAAAGCTAAAGACAAAGACAAGAAGGCTGAAGGAGCAGCAACTGAGGAAGAGGAGACTCCAAAGGAGGCTGAGGATGCCCAGAAAACCACAGAGACCGCAGAAGTGAAGGAGAACAacaaggaggagaagggagaaaaggatACTCAGGTCACTGCCAATAAGAcggaagaaaaagaaggggagaaggagaaaactGTGACCCAGGAAGAAACCCAGAAAACAGAACCCGAGAAGTCAGAGGCCGTTGTCGATGCAAAAGTAGAGCCACAGAAGAACACCGAGCAGGCACCCAAGCAAGAGGAGCCgactgctgcctctgctcctgctgccagtaGCGAAGCGCCCAAACCCTCTGAGCCTAGCACCGATGCAAAAGCTTCCCAGCCTTCAGAAGCCACAGCTCCCAGTAAAGCAGATGACAAGAGCAAAGAGGAAGGGGAAGCCAAAAAGACTGAGGCTCCCGCAACGCCTGCAGCCCAAGAAACTAAAAGTGAAGTGGCCCCAGCTTCAGACTCAAAACCTAGCAGCAACGAGGCTGCGCCCTCTTCCAAGGAGCCCGCGGCAACAGCAGCACCTAGTTCCACTGCTAAGGCCTcggaccctgcagcccctccagagGAAGCGAAACCTTCTGAAGTTCCAGCCACTAATTCGGATCAAACCATAGCAGTGCAAGATTAA